A region of Lycium barbarum isolate Lr01 chromosome 1, ASM1917538v2, whole genome shotgun sequence DNA encodes the following proteins:
- the LOC132630631 gene encoding pentatricopeptide repeat-containing protein At1g03560, mitochondrial translates to MRKTLNKPLSAIAATSRINTNLINDTKKSYLYLNFSSKPKFIFTNSNFPLQECVKNPLFQIPKSKKPNLSSNFTSKPKLVFTNSNFPLQECVSFPLFQIPKPKKSNLYLNFTSKPKLVFTDSNFPFQECVNFPLFQIPKSKNPNLYLNFSSKPKFIFTNANIPPPEWIQPFIDLSDLITDRKDLKPSPWVSQILNLLDNSPLMEQKLDAYCFKFLIKLSPSFVAYILKSDNLLPDIAFRFFYWAGKQKGYAHNCECYVFLIQILSASRELDRIKHVFSEFKDNGLLMNVAAVNSLIRSFGELGMVEELLWVWRRMKENDIEPSLYTYNFLMNGLVNSMFIESAERVFEVMESGKVNPDIVTYNIMIKGYCRSGKLKKAMEKFRDMEVRKVEPDKITYMTLMQACYAEGDFDSCLGLYHEMEEKDLDIPLHAYTLVIGGLCKCGKVLEGFTVFENMIKKGFRPNLSIYTALIDLYMKHGNLDEAMRLFDRMKNEGFEPDEVTFGVIVNGLCKSGKLDEAMQWLEYCQNNNVAINAMFYSSLIDGLGKAGRVDESRELFEEMAEKGCTRDSYCYNALIDALAKNEKINEALVVFKRMEDEGCDQTVYTYTILISGLFKEHQNEEALKLWHMMIDKGITPNAASFRALSTGLCLSGKVARACKILDELAPMGVILETAFEDMINVLCKAGRIKQACKLADGIVDRGREIPGKVRTVLINALRKTGNADMAVKLMHSKIGIGYDRMGSIKRRVKFRVLVES, encoded by the coding sequence ATGAGAAAAACCCTCAATAAACCCCTTTCTGCCATTGCTGCAACTTCAAGAATCAACACTAACCTCATCAATGACACAAAAAAATCCTATCTTTACTTAAATTTCAGTTCAAAACCCAAATTTATATTCACAAATTCTAACTTTCCACTTCAAGAATGTGTGAAAAATCCTCTTTTCCAAATACCCAAATCCAAAAAACCAAATCTTTCCTCAAATTTCACTTCAAAACCCAAATTGGTATTCACAAATTCTAACTTTCCACTTCAAGAATGTGTGAGTTTTCCTCTTTTCCAAATACCCAAACCCAAAAAATCCAATCTTTACTTAAATTTCACTTCAAAACCCAAATTGGTATTCACAGATTCTAACTTTCCATTTCAAGAATGTGTGAATTTTCCACTTTTCCAAATACCCAAATCAAAAAATCCAAATCTTTACTTAAATTTCAGTTCAAAACCCAAATTTATATTCACAAATGCTAACATTCCACCACCAGAATGGATACAACCATTTATTGACCTTTCTGATTTAATCACAGATAGAAAAGATCTTAAACCATCACCATGGGTATCTCAAATTTTGAATCTTTTAGATAATTCACCATTAATGGAACAGAAGTTAGATGCTTATTGTTTCAAATTTCTCATTAAATTATCACCTAGTTTTGTTGCTTATATCTTGAAATCAGATAACCTTTTACCCGATATCGCGTTTCGTTTCTTTTATTGGGCTGGTAAGCAGAAAGGGTATGCTCATAATTGTGAATGCTATGTGTTTTTAATTCAGATTTTATCTGCTTCACGTGAATTAGATAGAATTAAGCATGTGTTTAGTGAATTTAAGGATAACGGTTTGTTGATGAATGTGGCGGCGGTTAATTCTTTGATTAGGAGTTTTGGAGAACTTGGAATGGTTGAGGAGTTATTATGGGTTTGGCGTCGAATGAAAGAAAATGATATTGAGCCtagtttatatacatataactTTTTGATGAATGGATTAGTGAATTCCATGTTTATTGAATCGGCTGAACGCGTTTTTGAGGTTATGGAAAGCGGGAAAGTTAATCCGGATATTGTAACGTATAATATTATGATTAAAGGGTATTGTAGATCCGGGAAGCTTAAAAAAGCAATGGAGAAATTTCGAGATATGGAGGTTAGGAAAGTTGAACCTGATAAAATTACGTACATGACCCTAATGCAAGCGTGTTATGCGGAGGGAGATTTTGATTCTTGTTTGGGACTTTACCATGAAATGGAGGAAAAGGACTTGGATATTCCACTACACGCGTACACGTTAGTCATTGGAGGGCTTTGTAAATGTGGGAAGGTTTTGGAAGGGTTTACTGTTTTCGAAAATATGATCAAGAAAGGTTTTAGACCTAATCTGTCGATTTATACTGCTTTGATTGACTTGTACATGAAACACGGAAACTTGGATGAGGCAATGAGACTTTTTGACAGAATGAAGAATGAAGGATTTGAACCGGATGAGGTAACGTTTGGGGTTATTGTAAATGGTTTATGCAAAAGTGGGAAGTTAGACGAGGCCATGCAGTGGCTCGAGTATTGCCAAAATAATAATGTAGCTATTAATGCTATGTTTTATTCGAGTCTTATTGATGGTCTAGGAAAGGCAGGGAGAGTTGACGAGTCCAGAGAACTCTTTGAGGAGATGGCTGAGAAGGGATGTACGCGTGATTCATATTGTTATAATGCGCTTATCGATGCCTTGGCCAAAAACGAGAAAATCAATGAAGCTTTGGTTGTTTTTAAGAGGATGGAAGATGAAGGTTGTGATCAAACAGTTTATACGTACACAATATTGATCAGTGGTTTGTTTAAAGAGCATCAAAATGAAGAGGCATTGAAattatggcatatgatgattgATAAAGGTATAACTCCGAACGCTGCTTCTTTTCGAGCACTTTCGACTGGGCTTTGTCTTTCTGGCAAGGTGGCAAGAGCGTGTAAGATATTGGATGAGCTGGCACCTATGGGTGTTATATTGGAGACGGCTTTTGAAGATATGATTAATGTTCTATGCAAAGCAGGGAGAATAAAACAGGCTTGCAAATTAGCTGATGGGATCGTGGATCGAGGTCGAGAAATTCCTGGAAAAGTTCGTACGGTTTTGATTAATGCCTTGAGGAAGACGGGGAATGCTGACATGGCGGTGAAGTTGATGCATAGTAAGATTGGCATTGGATACGACAGGATGGGTAGCATTAAAAGGAGAGTAAAGTTTCGAGTTTTGGTTGAAAGCTGA